In one Arcobacter lacus genomic region, the following are encoded:
- a CDS encoding transaldolase: MGLKEEINYSLWCDFIERDFLENRFKEIINKGIIQGATSNPAIFESSITTSVAYKQQLDMLQANNEKTIYEELALTDIKRAAFLLDDLHKKDADDGFISIEVDPLLCDDAAGTIEEGIRLYSSINAENVMIKIPATNAGYIAMRELTSRGINVNATLIFSPFQAIKCVQALDEGIKDSNKDIKAVISVFVSRFDRMMDSELSSKGLQSSKLGIINATKCYYEVNKFENANIRTLFASTGVKGNELSPSYYIDNLIYPNSVNTAPLATIEDWLTDGKKEQTTIMSESDCDKYFELLKDKGIKMEEVYEKLLTDGLEAFKNSFKDLLSKLKH, encoded by the coding sequence ATGGGATTAAAAGAAGAAATAAATTACTCTTTATGGTGTGATTTTATTGAAAGAGATTTTTTAGAAAATAGATTTAAAGAGATAATCAACAAAGGTATTATTCAAGGTGCAACTTCAAATCCTGCTATTTTTGAATCATCAATTACAACATCGGTTGCATACAAACAACAACTTGATATGTTACAAGCAAATAATGAAAAAACTATTTATGAAGAGTTGGCATTAACTGATATTAAAAGAGCAGCTTTTTTACTAGATGATTTACACAAAAAAGATGCAGATGATGGGTTTATTTCTATTGAAGTTGATCCACTTTTATGTGATGATGCTGCTGGAACTATTGAAGAAGGAATTAGACTTTATAGCTCTATAAATGCTGAAAATGTTATGATAAAAATACCTGCAACAAATGCTGGATATATAGCTATGAGAGAGTTGACTTCAAGAGGAATAAATGTAAATGCAACTTTGATTTTTTCTCCTTTTCAAGCTATTAAATGTGTACAAGCTTTAGATGAAGGAATAAAAGATTCAAATAAAGATATAAAAGCTGTTATTTCGGTATTTGTTTCAAGATTTGATAGAATGATGGATAGTGAACTTTCTAGCAAGGGACTACAATCATCAAAACTTGGAATCATCAATGCAACAAAATGTTATTATGAAGTAAATAAATTTGAAAATGCTAATATTAGAACTTTATTCGCAAGTACAGGTGTAAAAGGAAATGAATTAAGTCCAAGCTATTATATAGATAATTTGATTTATCCAAATTCTGTAAATACTGCACCACTAGCTACTATTGAAGATTGGTTAACTGATGGAAAAAAAGAACAAACAACAATTATGAGTGAATCAGATTGTGACAAGTATTTTGAACTTTTAAAAGATAAAGGTATCAAAATGGAAGAAGTTTATGAAAAACTTTTAACTGATGGTTTAGAAGCATTTAAGAACTCTTTTAAAGATTTGCTTTCAAAATTAAAACATTAA